The following are encoded in a window of Mycolicibacterium crocinum genomic DNA:
- a CDS encoding FHA domain-containing protein, with protein MDHTPTLIVRVGAQTRVVNPADGPIVLGRDSAAAIQLPDEGISRRHVRLEPHPGGWLAVDTSTNGIYVSGRRRSSVPIADGLRLHLGHPTEGIVVVFEHARDGHTELAPVTAGPARVADPAAQVPAASAGADDDELDEDLSGDIDPAIAHVGAAVAARRAELDLTQRGLARDGIVAGATLIALEKGRRWPRNATLGKLEGALGWGPGTLNQLREDAAAATSDAVPASTLADVIDLALATLSARIGDLPEPSNPDYTARATSILTELHKLEITTAGAARNARGSAALAVALGAVRARYNDLMLASAQAPNATVGQRLYAARRALGLSAEEAANAAGIATIELLAAEAGEQLDARPTAALEALLDQLAPVVPTA; from the coding sequence GTGGATCACACGCCGACGTTGATCGTGCGAGTCGGTGCACAGACCCGCGTGGTGAACCCTGCCGATGGGCCGATCGTGCTGGGCCGCGACAGCGCGGCCGCGATCCAACTCCCTGACGAGGGCATCTCGCGTCGACATGTTCGCCTGGAACCGCATCCCGGTGGCTGGTTGGCGGTCGACACCAGTACCAACGGGATCTATGTCAGCGGGCGCAGGCGCAGCTCAGTGCCAATTGCCGATGGTCTGCGGCTACACCTGGGTCACCCCACTGAGGGCATTGTCGTGGTCTTCGAACATGCCCGCGACGGGCACACCGAGCTGGCTCCCGTGACCGCGGGGCCCGCCAGGGTCGCCGACCCAGCGGCTCAGGTTCCCGCCGCTTCTGCCGGGGCCGATGACGACGAGCTCGACGAGGACCTTTCCGGTGACATCGACCCTGCCATCGCACATGTGGGCGCAGCCGTGGCGGCGCGCCGAGCCGAACTTGACCTCACTCAACGCGGCCTCGCGCGGGACGGGATCGTGGCGGGAGCCACCCTGATCGCACTGGAAAAGGGTCGCCGCTGGCCGCGTAACGCGACGTTGGGCAAGCTGGAAGGTGCCTTGGGTTGGGGGCCCGGCACGCTCAATCAGTTGCGTGAGGACGCTGCCGCGGCGACGTCGGATGCGGTGCCGGCCTCCACCCTCGCCGATGTCATCGACCTTGCCTTGGCGACCTTGTCCGCCCGCATCGGCGACCTGCCTGAGCCCTCCAATCCGGACTACACGGCCCGCGCCACCTCGATTCTGACCGAGTTGCACAAGCTCGAGATCACCACCGCCGGCGCCGCGCGAAACGCCAGAGGCTCGGCGGCCCTAGCCGTAGCGTTGGGCGCCGTTCGGGCCCGCTACAACGACCTCATGTTGGCTTCCGCACAGGCACCCAACGCTACAGTCGGACAACGGCTTTACGCCGCGCGTCGTGCGCTCGGTTTGAGTGCAGAGGAGGCGGCCAACGCCGCTGGTATCGCCACCATCGAGCTGCTGGCGGCTGAGGCCGGTGAGCAACTCGATGCCCGCCCTACCGCGGCCCTCGAAGCGCTCCTCGACCAGCTTGCGCCCGTCGTCCCCACCGCCTGA
- a CDS encoding DUF4333 domain-containing protein has product MAAVLVMGFWTPGFFTRTELDITQAQNNIQTLLSDDVSGYGPGHVRDVVCNQGRNPVVEKDATFVCAVSIDGVKREITATFQDDKGAYQISPPQ; this is encoded by the coding sequence GTGGCGGCGGTGTTGGTCATGGGGTTTTGGACCCCTGGCTTCTTCACCCGTACTGAACTGGATATTACGCAGGCGCAGAACAACATTCAGACATTGTTGAGCGATGACGTCAGCGGCTATGGCCCGGGTCACGTGCGTGATGTTGTGTGTAATCAGGGCCGTAACCCGGTCGTCGAGAAGGACGCTACATTCGTGTGCGCTGTCAGCATCGACGGAGTGAAGCGCGAGATCACCGCCACCTTCCAAGACGACAAGGGCGCCTACCAGATTTCCCCACCCCAGTAG
- a CDS encoding sensor domain-containing protein: MLLHLKLKHLRSRAGAVRDVPRRLVSIGAFASVAVALAVAAGTPGAQAAVWGGVAAFTDGSGTPNGSPSTVGPFSSADLAASLLSAEQAAAITGSSRSMQVRGPSAGFLNTAKDISDPHCASPWGPGEAASYTDDAYTGVAVGTASDSGAHPDHTLTQAVIGFADEGSRRRYESRIAREWRECATRAITYTPADNPTAPQTWRFGTADSNPERTMMIMSQDVSGADWGCERGHASTTSNIAIDVLVCGRDPKGQASQAIQTITSQVPA, encoded by the coding sequence ATGCTGCTTCACTTGAAACTAAAGCACCTCCGGTCCCGGGCCGGGGCGGTGCGTGATGTACCTCGGCGGCTGGTGTCCATCGGGGCGTTTGCGAGCGTCGCTGTGGCGTTGGCGGTCGCAGCAGGTACGCCGGGTGCTCAGGCCGCTGTGTGGGGGGGTGTGGCGGCCTTCACCGATGGGTCGGGGACCCCCAATGGTTCCCCGTCGACGGTGGGACCGTTCTCGTCGGCGGATCTGGCGGCCTCGCTGCTGTCGGCCGAGCAGGCGGCCGCTATCACCGGTTCGAGCCGATCGATGCAGGTTCGCGGCCCGTCAGCCGGTTTCCTCAACACCGCCAAGGACATCAGCGACCCGCACTGCGCCAGCCCCTGGGGCCCGGGCGAGGCTGCCTCCTACACCGACGACGCCTATACCGGGGTGGCGGTCGGCACGGCCAGCGATTCGGGCGCCCACCCTGACCACACCCTCACCCAAGCCGTGATCGGGTTCGCGGACGAGGGATCGAGGCGCCGCTACGAGAGCCGCATCGCCCGCGAATGGCGCGAGTGCGCCACCCGCGCGATCACCTACACCCCTGCGGACAATCCGACCGCCCCACAAACCTGGCGGTTCGGCACTGCTGATTCCAACCCCGAGCGAACCATGATGATCATGTCGCAAGACGTTTCCGGCGCCGACTGGGGCTGTGAACGGGGCCATGCCTCGACCACCAGCAACATCGCCATTGATGTCCTGGTGTGTGGGCGCGATCCCAAAGGTCAAGCATCCCAAGCCATCCAGACGATCACCAGTCAAGTTCCGGCATGA
- a CDS encoding ABC transporter ATP-binding protein, translated as MSAPTLQTRSLTKSFKGSTVLHDIDLALAPGTVTAVVGASGCGKTTLLRLIAGFETPDAGSVVIDGREVAAAHRMVPAHQRGVGYVAQDGALFPHLTVGQNIGYGLRGVLRGAAARARVTELLETVSLDGSLADRHPHQLSGGQQQRVALARALARRPTLMLLDEPFSALDTGLRAATRKAVAATLADAGVTTLLVTHDQEEALSLADQVAVMRDGRFTQVGAPLHVYRRPNDRFTAEFLGDCVTLACTVSDGFAYCALGSIPVQPGAQDGPASIVLRPEQLVATAISDSEGLSGVGTVVATEFLGHDVLLTVDPAGDAGPITVRQNSLDPPPVDTKVRIEVRGSGTVFP; from the coding sequence GTGAGCGCGCCGACGCTGCAGACCCGTAGCCTCACGAAGTCGTTCAAGGGCAGCACTGTCCTGCACGATATCGACCTCGCCCTGGCGCCGGGCACCGTCACCGCCGTGGTCGGCGCATCCGGCTGCGGTAAGACCACGCTGCTGCGGCTGATCGCGGGATTCGAAACGCCCGATGCGGGCTCGGTTGTGATCGACGGACGCGAGGTCGCCGCCGCGCACCGCATGGTGCCAGCGCATCAACGCGGGGTCGGCTATGTCGCCCAGGACGGCGCGCTGTTCCCGCATCTGACCGTCGGTCAGAACATCGGCTACGGTCTGCGCGGCGTGCTGCGGGGTGCCGCCGCGCGGGCCCGTGTCACCGAACTCCTCGAAACCGTCTCGCTTGATGGCTCTTTGGCCGACCGGCATCCCCATCAACTTTCCGGTGGCCAACAACAGCGAGTGGCGTTGGCGCGGGCGCTGGCCCGGCGCCCGACGCTGATGCTGCTCGATGAACCGTTTAGTGCCCTGGACACCGGGCTGCGGGCTGCCACCCGCAAGGCGGTCGCCGCCACTCTCGCCGACGCCGGCGTGACCACGCTGTTGGTGACGCACGATCAGGAGGAAGCCCTGTCGTTGGCCGACCAGGTCGCCGTGATGCGGGACGGTCGCTTCACCCAGGTCGGGGCGCCGCTGCACGTGTACCGCCGGCCAAACGATCGGTTCACCGCGGAATTCCTCGGCGACTGCGTCACCCTGGCCTGCACGGTGTCGGACGGGTTCGCGTACTGCGCGCTGGGCAGCATCCCGGTGCAACCGGGTGCCCAAGACGGCCCTGCCTCGATCGTGCTGCGGCCGGAACAGCTTGTCGCAACAGCTATTTCGGACTCCGAGGGCCTCAGCGGCGTGGGTACCGTCGTGGCAACCGAGTTCTTGGGCCACGATGTGCTGTTGACCGTCGATCCGGCCGGCGATGCTGGGCCGATCACGGTCCGCCAGAACAGCCTCGATCCGCCGCCCGTGGACACCAAGGTCCGAATCGAGGTGCGTGGTAGCGGAACGGTGTTCCCGTGA
- a CDS encoding neutral zinc metallopeptidase encodes MSTPASSVWARRRSGACAAAALAATLTAASCAASVPGILLSGPDQPFRVAGLVAEDGASGMRDNAPAPSGSVRGSDNGQVDRLAAVSIDDITHYWQQAYPHSLQGSFAPVDTLVSYDSTDAASPVLCGETTYDEVNAFFCPRDDLIAWDRAVMVPVTEKYFGQAAVAGLFAHEYGHAIQEMADLVERDTPTLVAEQQADCFAGSYLRWVAEGRSPRFTLSTGDGLNHVLAGAITIRDPVITPRRMRLLEDGHGTALDRVSAVQKGFSAGAGACATISMDEITRRRGDLPLVLQAESSGTLQSGQVTITEETLNTLVEILGKIFSPDQPPTLAVDASRVSCASHPAPETPAWYCPSANTVVVNLDVLQKMGTPSDESKHVLLQGDNTALSVVTSRYLLALQRQRGVPLDSATTALRTACLTGFAQRAMAKRVDVASGKQLQLTAGDLDEAVAGLLTNGLVASDVNNDTVPAGFTRIAAFRSGLLSSTADSCYQRYLP; translated from the coding sequence GTGAGCACTCCAGCAAGCTCCGTGTGGGCACGCAGGCGCAGCGGTGCGTGTGCGGCGGCAGCACTGGCGGCCACCCTGACCGCCGCAAGTTGTGCGGCCAGCGTCCCGGGAATCCTGCTTTCCGGGCCGGACCAGCCGTTCCGGGTCGCGGGCCTGGTCGCCGAGGACGGGGCCAGCGGCATGCGCGATAACGCACCGGCGCCGTCAGGGTCGGTGCGCGGAAGTGACAACGGGCAGGTCGACCGGCTGGCCGCCGTGAGCATCGACGACATCACCCACTACTGGCAGCAGGCCTATCCCCACAGCCTGCAGGGCAGCTTCGCTCCGGTCGACACCCTGGTGTCCTACGACTCCACCGATGCCGCCAGCCCGGTGCTGTGCGGTGAAACTACCTATGACGAGGTCAACGCGTTCTTCTGCCCACGCGATGACCTGATCGCCTGGGATCGCGCGGTCATGGTGCCGGTCACCGAGAAGTACTTCGGTCAGGCCGCGGTCGCGGGGTTGTTCGCCCACGAATACGGCCACGCCATCCAGGAGATGGCCGACCTCGTCGAGCGCGACACCCCCACCCTGGTTGCCGAACAGCAAGCCGACTGCTTCGCCGGCAGCTACCTGCGCTGGGTGGCCGAGGGCCGATCACCGCGGTTCACGCTCAGCACCGGCGACGGTCTCAATCACGTCCTGGCTGGCGCGATCACCATCCGCGATCCGGTCATCACTCCGCGGCGGATGAGACTTCTCGAGGACGGACACGGCACCGCACTGGATCGGGTCAGCGCCGTCCAAAAGGGCTTCAGTGCGGGCGCTGGCGCGTGCGCCACGATCTCAATGGACGAAATCACCCGTCGTCGCGGCGATCTACCGCTTGTTCTGCAGGCCGAATCGAGCGGGACTTTGCAGTCCGGGCAAGTCACCATCACCGAGGAGACGCTGAACACCTTGGTGGAGATCCTCGGCAAGATCTTCTCCCCCGATCAGCCGCCCACCCTGGCCGTCGACGCCTCCCGCGTCAGCTGCGCGTCACACCCCGCTCCCGAAACGCCTGCCTGGTACTGCCCGTCGGCCAACACCGTCGTGGTCAACCTCGATGTACTCCAGAAGATGGGGACACCGTCCGACGAGTCCAAACACGTTCTCCTCCAAGGTGATAACACCGCGTTGTCGGTGGTCACTTCTCGATACCTACTGGCCTTGCAGCGCCAGCGAGGCGTACCCCTTGACTCGGCGACCACCGCGCTGCGAACGGCATGCTTAACCGGTTTCGCGCAACGCGCCATGGCCAAGCGCGTCGACGTCGCATCCGGAAAGCAACTCCAACTCACCGCCGGTGACCTCGACGAAGCGGTCGCGGGGCTCCTCACCAACGGACTCGTCGCCAGCGATGTCAACAACGACACTGTGCCAGCCGGCTTCACCCGGATCGCGGCGTTTCGCTCCGGACTGCTCAGCTCAACCGCTGACAGCTGCTATCAAAGGTATCTGCCATGA
- a CDS encoding sensor domain-containing protein produces MTTSPPRRRLVAPGAAAVLCLVALNTVTGCATTVPGTANLKEPVSKPAEPTRPPTPPVTAAALPQLLIDLPNMQTLIGSPALETGAVDTKLWELDATSHYTPPQCLSSMVYGEASTYAGLNATDAYGQTYKDPGPKGAHAVAQMIVLFPDPAAAALAAQRITDQWRACTGRQVSETRSDGLTPPNWTIGDVVQTGAVTTMVRQPDDSKRWACARFMAAKSNAVVDGLMCSYDIADRPVQVTDAILAKIAD; encoded by the coding sequence ATGACCACATCCCCGCCTCGTCGACGTCTCGTCGCACCCGGGGCCGCCGCCGTTCTCTGCTTGGTCGCACTCAACACCGTAACCGGTTGCGCAACAACAGTTCCCGGAACCGCGAACCTGAAGGAACCCGTTTCCAAACCAGCCGAACCAACCCGGCCCCCCACTCCCCCGGTCACAGCCGCAGCGCTGCCGCAGCTGCTGATCGATTTGCCGAACATGCAAACTCTCATAGGCTCGCCCGCGCTGGAGACCGGGGCTGTTGACACCAAACTCTGGGAGCTCGACGCCACCAGCCACTACACTCCGCCGCAGTGCCTGAGCTCCATGGTGTATGGGGAGGCCAGCACCTACGCGGGCCTCAACGCCACCGATGCCTACGGACAGACCTATAAGGACCCCGGCCCCAAGGGGGCTCACGCTGTCGCGCAGATGATTGTGCTCTTCCCTGATCCTGCCGCCGCTGCTTTGGCCGCTCAACGCATCACCGACCAGTGGAGAGCCTGCACTGGTCGGCAAGTCAGTGAGACCCGCAGTGATGGATTGACGCCCCCGAACTGGACGATCGGCGATGTTGTTCAGACCGGCGCAGTGACCACGATGGTCCGCCAGCCTGACGACAGTAAGAGATGGGCGTGCGCACGGTTCATGGCGGCCAAATCCAACGCAGTGGTCGACGGGCTGATGTGCTCCTACGACATTGCCGACCGTCCGGTGCAGGTCACCGACGCGATCTTGGCCAAGATCGCGGACTGA
- a CDS encoding serine/threonine-protein kinase, protein MGGAVVLSPGSVFAGYRVECLLGAGGMGEVYRVAHPRLPRREAMKVLPADVSADQEYRQRFVREADLAASLWHPHIVGVHDRGECDAQLWITMDYVEGTDLGAQLRQRYPAGMPAHEVAAVIAAVAEALDYAHSRGLMHRDIKPANIMITTPTDGSPPRVLLTDFGIARNLNDISGLTMTNMTVGTVAYAAPEQLRGDDIDGRADQYALAATAYHLLTGTKLFDHSNPVAVISAHLSSPPPLPGQTRPDLAALDPILARALSKHPHQRFARCNDFATALTAQIADMTADPTATATPTQHAPTGAWPLAASPDLVGQPWQPTPPPPRDYRPAAPHRPSLDDHHVASLPAPVARRRSRLRTVTIAVIGLAVVTVATLVGVVTLSGGGGDAAPGSPSAAESARSVADRYLRALAAGDAATALALSASPPSDTRMLTAAVLREQLALTPITNISVATAPPGPGDDPEQVQYVVLGARFGDQPSQTRIAVRRNGDEWKLQATTATLSLSSNQSPTALLGAVSVWNVAVKPATAVPLFPGAVHISSTNPNIAITAPTKPLLLDALTSPPGPALQLTATLTDVGRKAVNDALDSWGRYCFHGEVSPPDCPKITRASANVVAGTVSVTGSGDFGDMTTKFDPQSLSVVVSGIVRWPATATVTSGTPNYTFPIPVQGTVDLGKNPAIYTPAPS, encoded by the coding sequence ATGGGGGGCGCCGTCGTGTTGAGTCCTGGTTCGGTGTTCGCGGGTTACCGGGTGGAGTGTTTGCTGGGCGCGGGTGGGATGGGTGAGGTGTACCGGGTGGCCCACCCTCGGTTACCGCGCCGTGAGGCGATGAAGGTGTTGCCGGCTGATGTCTCCGCCGACCAGGAGTACCGGCAACGCTTTGTGCGTGAGGCTGATCTGGCGGCCTCACTGTGGCATCCCCACATCGTCGGGGTGCACGACCGCGGCGAATGCGACGCCCAGCTGTGGATCACCATGGACTACGTCGAGGGCACCGATCTGGGCGCCCAACTGCGCCAACGCTATCCGGCCGGCATGCCCGCCCACGAGGTCGCCGCGGTCATCGCCGCCGTCGCTGAAGCCCTCGACTACGCCCACTCCCGCGGCCTGATGCACCGCGACATCAAACCCGCCAACATCATGATCACCACCCCCACCGACGGGTCGCCGCCACGAGTGTTGTTGACCGACTTCGGCATCGCCCGAAACCTCAACGACATCAGCGGCCTGACCATGACCAACATGACCGTGGGAACCGTCGCCTACGCCGCCCCAGAACAACTACGCGGCGACGACATCGACGGCCGCGCCGACCAATACGCCCTGGCAGCCACCGCCTACCACCTGCTGACCGGCACCAAACTCTTCGACCACTCCAACCCCGTCGCCGTCATCAGCGCCCACCTGAGCAGCCCTCCCCCACTGCCCGGACAAACCCGCCCCGACCTGGCCGCCCTGGACCCCATCCTCGCCCGCGCACTGTCCAAACACCCACACCAGCGTTTCGCCCGCTGCAACGACTTCGCCACCGCGCTCACCGCCCAGATCGCCGACATGACCGCCGACCCCACCGCCACAGCAACCCCCACCCAACACGCCCCCACCGGAGCCTGGCCCCTCGCGGCCTCGCCCGACCTCGTCGGGCAGCCATGGCAGCCCACACCGCCACCGCCGAGGGACTATCGACCTGCTGCCCCGCACCGTCCCTCACTCGATGATCACCACGTGGCTTCGTTGCCCGCACCGGTCGCCCGGCGTCGATCGCGGCTCCGCACGGTCACCATCGCGGTGATCGGTCTCGCGGTGGTGACCGTCGCGACACTGGTCGGTGTTGTCACGCTTTCTGGCGGCGGTGGGGATGCGGCACCGGGTTCGCCGTCTGCGGCGGAGTCGGCCCGTTCGGTTGCCGACCGGTACTTGCGGGCACTGGCGGCCGGGGATGCTGCGACAGCGCTCGCGTTAAGCGCGTCCCCGCCCAGCGACACGCGAATGCTCACCGCTGCTGTTCTGCGAGAACAGCTGGCACTCACGCCGATTACCAATATCAGCGTGGCCACTGCTCCGCCAGGACCTGGCGATGATCCAGAACAGGTTCAGTACGTGGTGCTCGGGGCTCGGTTCGGTGACCAACCAAGTCAGACCCGTATCGCCGTGCGCCGCAACGGTGATGAGTGGAAATTGCAGGCAACCACGGCAACACTGTCGCTGTCGTCGAATCAATCGCCCACAGCTCTGCTAGGAGCGGTCTCGGTGTGGAACGTAGCGGTGAAGCCGGCCACCGCGGTCCCGCTGTTTCCCGGTGCTGTGCACATCTCCTCGACCAATCCGAACATCGCGATCACCGCCCCGACCAAACCGCTTCTGCTCGACGCACTTACGTCCCCACCGGGGCCCGCGCTGCAGCTGACGGCGACATTGACGGATGTGGGCCGCAAAGCGGTCAACGATGCGCTTGACAGCTGGGGACGCTATTGCTTCCACGGCGAGGTGTCACCGCCGGATTGCCCGAAGATCACCCGCGCCAGCGCCAACGTTGTTGCCGGCACCGTATCGGTCACCGGAAGTGGCGACTTCGGCGATATGACCACCAAGTTTGATCCCCAGAGCCTCAGCGTCGTCGTCAGCGGCATTGTTCGCTGGCCAGCGACCGCTACGGTCACTTCTGGAACCCCTAACTACACGTTCCCGATTCCGGTTCAGGGCACCGTCGATCTGGGCAAGAATCCGGCTATCTATACGCCTGCCCCGTCCTAG
- a CDS encoding AMP-binding protein, with translation MSPPTTLADCLRAHGDRVAVYTATEQLSYQTLADRVAGTVTALGTGRRLVLLETHNDTDTLVQYLGALAAGHVVIPVAAGRDHAAIMATYDPDTVVDTAGVRHRRREPGHRMHEDLTLLLSTSGSTGSPKLVRLSRANLLSNAAAIAEYLDIRETDRAATTLPMSYCYGLSVVHSHLLHGASLILTESSVLDDEFWSLFRRHRGTSLAGVPHTFDLLDRIGFDAMDLPHLRYVTQAGGRMPPEQVKDFATLGRRRGWQLFVMYGATEATARMAYLPPDLAESHPNSIGRPIPGGSLSIDTSGDWPDGAGHLVYRGPNVMMGYAHQASDLTLGPTLDELRTGDIARRCTDGLYEIIGRSGRFVKLYGLRIDLQQLEGTLSLHGVDALCVETDGTITVAAATSRSAEAVQQLTADAAGVPTAAVRATVVDELPRLASGKPDYHAVRAPTASDGGADTSELRVVFGEVLHLDPATIDTDASFVDLGGNSLSYVAMSVRLERALGRLPTRWHLMPLRDLQPATALRRRWGSIVETSVALRAAAIVLIVGSHADLFKLWGGAHLLLGVAGYNFGRFCLTPVPRHQRVRHLRTTIAWIAFPSIAWIAVALVLTDDYQASNLLLANKILGPSDSMTAGRLWFVEVLVWILVALTAVCCLPAADRWERYRPFGFSAAFLVFGLALRYDLLGFGLGREAWFTVLAFWFFAAGWAAAKAITVRQRVAVTAVLAVGLVGYFGDPHREALVLAGFALLIWLPALRCPAPVAAICGALAEASLQIYLTHYQVYPLFGGHPAIGVFASLAVGVVLTHLVTAARARLVGGRKTVHNGLLSGCCKFGHGILSVARRASRRR, from the coding sequence GTGAGCCCACCGACCACGCTCGCCGATTGTCTGCGCGCCCATGGCGACCGTGTGGCGGTCTACACCGCCACGGAGCAACTGAGCTACCAGACGCTGGCCGACCGGGTCGCCGGGACAGTCACAGCACTTGGCACCGGTCGCCGGTTGGTGCTGTTGGAAACCCATAACGACACCGACACCCTGGTGCAATATCTGGGTGCGCTCGCCGCCGGGCACGTGGTGATCCCGGTTGCGGCGGGTCGCGACCACGCCGCGATCATGGCCACCTATGACCCCGACACGGTCGTCGACACTGCAGGCGTCCGGCACCGGCGTCGCGAACCCGGCCATCGCATGCACGAGGACCTGACCCTGCTGCTATCCACCTCGGGCAGCACCGGCTCCCCGAAACTCGTGCGGTTGTCGCGCGCCAACCTACTGAGCAACGCCGCGGCCATCGCGGAGTACCTCGACATCCGCGAAACCGACCGGGCGGCAACCACCCTGCCGATGTCGTACTGCTACGGCTTGTCAGTCGTGCACAGTCACCTGCTGCACGGCGCAAGCCTGATCCTGACCGAGAGCTCGGTGCTCGACGACGAATTCTGGTCGTTGTTCCGGCGCCACCGCGGCACCAGCCTCGCCGGGGTGCCGCACACTTTCGATCTGCTCGACCGGATCGGCTTTGACGCCATGGATCTCCCCCACCTGCGGTACGTCACGCAGGCCGGCGGCCGGATGCCGCCCGAACAGGTCAAGGATTTCGCCACGCTTGGCCGGCGCCGCGGTTGGCAATTGTTCGTGATGTACGGCGCGACTGAGGCCACCGCCCGAATGGCATACCTACCACCGGATCTGGCAGAGTCGCACCCCAACAGCATCGGCAGGCCCATACCCGGTGGATCGCTGTCCATCGACACCAGCGGCGACTGGCCCGACGGGGCGGGCCACCTGGTGTACCGGGGCCCGAACGTCATGATGGGCTACGCGCACCAGGCCAGCGATCTGACATTAGGTCCTACCCTGGACGAACTGCGTACCGGCGACATTGCACGCCGTTGCACCGATGGGCTCTACGAGATCATCGGTCGCAGCGGACGTTTCGTCAAGCTGTACGGCTTAAGGATCGACCTGCAGCAACTGGAGGGCACGTTGTCACTGCACGGTGTCGACGCGTTGTGCGTTGAGACCGACGGCACCATCACGGTAGCTGCCGCCACGTCGCGCAGCGCTGAGGCGGTACAGCAGCTGACCGCCGACGCGGCGGGCGTCCCGACCGCCGCGGTGCGCGCCACGGTCGTCGACGAGCTGCCGCGCCTGGCTTCAGGCAAGCCCGACTACCACGCAGTGCGTGCACCGACCGCCAGTGATGGCGGGGCCGATACATCGGAGCTGCGTGTAGTGTTCGGCGAGGTCCTGCACCTGGACCCCGCAACGATCGACACCGACGCCAGTTTCGTCGACCTCGGCGGGAACTCACTGTCCTACGTCGCGATGTCGGTGCGGCTCGAACGCGCCCTCGGCCGGCTACCCACCCGGTGGCACCTGATGCCGCTGCGTGACCTCCAGCCCGCGACCGCACTCAGGCGCCGCTGGGGTTCGATAGTGGAAACCAGCGTCGCGTTGCGAGCCGCCGCCATCGTGCTGATCGTCGGGTCGCACGCGGACCTGTTCAAACTGTGGGGCGGGGCGCACCTGCTGCTCGGCGTCGCGGGATACAACTTCGGCCGCTTCTGCCTCACCCCGGTACCGCGCCACCAGCGCGTGCGCCACCTGCGCACCACCATCGCCTGGATCGCCTTTCCGTCAATCGCCTGGATCGCGGTCGCACTCGTGCTCACCGACGACTACCAAGCGTCGAACTTACTGCTGGCCAACAAGATCCTCGGACCATCGGACAGCATGACGGCTGGCCGGCTGTGGTTTGTCGAGGTACTGGTCTGGATTCTGGTGGCACTCACAGCGGTCTGCTGCCTGCCCGCTGCAGATCGGTGGGAGCGGTACCGGCCGTTCGGGTTCTCCGCGGCCTTCCTGGTCTTCGGATTGGCGCTGCGCTATGACCTGCTGGGGTTTGGCCTCGGTCGCGAGGCCTGGTTCACCGTGCTGGCATTCTGGTTTTTCGCCGCCGGTTGGGCAGCCGCGAAGGCCATCACGGTAAGGCAACGGGTGGCCGTCACCGCGGTGCTCGCGGTGGGGTTGGTCGGCTATTTCGGCGATCCGCACCGGGAGGCGCTCGTTCTGGCCGGGTTTGCGTTGCTCATCTGGCTGCCCGCCCTCCGGTGCCCGGCCCCCGTCGCGGCCATCTGCGGCGCGCTCGCAGAAGCGTCGCTGCAAATCTACCTGACGCACTACCAGGTCTATCCGTTGTTCGGCGGCCACCCGGCGATCGGGGTGTTCGCCTCGCTGGCGGTCGGCGTGGTACTCACCCACCTGGTCACGGCAGCGCGGGCCCGGTTGGTGGGAGGCCGAAAGACTGTCCACAATGGGCTGTTGTCGGGCTGCTGCAAATTCGGGCACGGGATTCTGTCAGTGGCTCGCCGCGCCTCACGCCGGCGATGA
- a CDS encoding WhiB family transcriptional regulator produces the protein MSSPVTAADESAKPVGPDTTIEVRLFHTSETTPCQAVDPNRVRNGQELWFSQFKDRVLAVRACQDCPFVGRCGYNAVAAREEYGVWGGLSLPGDKSSPDLLEAAYRYLLAQFEQRRGVELPGLPAPAMPPTSVRRRRHRGDHRARAA, from the coding sequence ATGAGCTCGCCCGTTACCGCCGCCGACGAGTCGGCGAAACCCGTCGGCCCGGATACGACCATTGAGGTGCGGTTGTTTCACACCAGCGAGACCACGCCGTGCCAGGCAGTCGACCCGAATCGGGTCCGCAACGGCCAGGAACTGTGGTTCTCGCAGTTTAAGGACCGGGTGCTCGCTGTGCGGGCGTGCCAGGACTGCCCGTTCGTCGGACGCTGCGGTTACAACGCCGTCGCCGCACGGGAGGAGTACGGCGTGTGGGGCGGTCTCTCACTGCCGGGCGACAAGAGCAGCCCCGATCTGCTTGAGGCGGCCTACCGCTATCTGTTGGCGCAGTTCGAGCAGCGGCGCGGCGTCGAGCTACCCGGCTTGCCCGCCCCAGCTATGCCGCCGACTTCGGTACGGCGGCGTCGCCACAGAGGCGACCATCGAGCTCGCGCAGCCTAG